The genomic region TCCGAGCAGGTATGGTTTCTGGAGGCTTAATGGACGCACAGGAGATCTGGAGATCCATAAATGGATAGTTGTCAGTGAGTCACCTGACATGGTTGTAAGCACTATGATGGATCTATTACCATTTCCCGACAACGAGAAATTCTACCTTGTATGGATTGATGGAGCCGCAAATGATATTGTGTGGTACATAGTAATGGATAATGATGGATCACTCATTGTAGAAACAACCGCAGCATACGACCATAGTGATGAAGATCCTGAAGATGTTCTTAATATCGATGGTGTGGTTGATTCCGAGGGTAATCTGTATGTGATCTATAATCAGGGAGAGATGGAACCGATTTTCGGTGGTTATCCCACCTTCGGCTGGTTCAACGCCACCAGCCTCGGACTTGAGGAAGAAGAGGAATCATCAGACCAGGGAACTGAACTTATCATCATAGAACCCTCCTGCAATCCCTTCTGCGGAAGTGTTGAGTTCATTGTAATCGGTGGAGATGTTTCTGAACTCTCAGTCTACGATATATCTGGCCGCCTGGTTGCAGAGATTCCGGTTACTGATGGTGTTAATGTCTGGGATGGGTGTGATTACAGCGGTGACAGACTTCCCACCGGTGTGTATACAATCAGCGGCGGTGAGAACTGCGAATCTGCCATTGTGACGCTTCTGAGGGAGTCTCATCCATGACATCTGTCAGCCTTGAAACCGCTGAACAACTGAGTGACAGCTGAGGAGCTTTGTTGATTTGAATCTTTCGAATAAACTCAGACGAAGCAGAGAAGCGCTGGCTGGCAGACTCAGCCAGCTTTTTAGCTCAGGATGCATTGATGAAGGTGTTCTTGAGGATGCTGAGGAAATTCTCCTCGGAAGTGATCTTGGCTGGGAACTGACCGAGAAGATAATGCTTGAACTCCCTGGAAGGATCAAAAAGTCGGGGCAGGGCTGGAAAGAAGCTCTTGCCGGGATTTTAAGAGAAAGTGTCCCTGTTCGCTCTACATCGCGTATTATTGATGCGCGGCCAAGTGTAATCATTGTGGTTGGAGTTAACGGAGCTGGAAAGACAACTACGATCGCCCGTCTGGCTGCGAAACTCCAGAAAAAGAAAAGCAGAGTTCTTCTGGCATGCGCTGATACCTTCAGAGCCGCCGCAGCCGAGCAGCTCGAAATATGGGCTGAGAAACTTGGAACAGCAATCATTACTCAATTACCAGGATCTGATCCTGGCGCAGTAGCATATGATGCTGTTAAAAGGGGGTTGAGCCGGGATTACGACACTGTAATAATCGATACGGCAGGAAGGCTCCCCAACAAAAAAGGATTACTGGCCGAACTCTCCAAGATTCACAGAGTCTGCGGCAAAGCGATGGAATCAGCTCCCCACGAAGTGCTCCTGGTTCTTGACGCTACCGTAGGGCAGAACGCAAGAGCCCAGGCAGAGCAGTTTCTAGAAGCGATTCCGGTAACCGGGCTCGTAATCACGAAACTTGACGGAACGGCAAAGGGAGGATCGGTGCTGGCTATGGCCAGTCAGATGGATATTCCCGTTAAATACATAGGGGTAGGGGAGAGCAGTGATGATCTTCTTGAATTCGAATTGGATTCATTTATTAATGCCCTGCTGGATATCGAGGATGGTAAATTTTGATTCTCAAACTTGAAAATCTTTCGAAAACCTTCGGAAAGACTATTGCGGTCTGTGATCTTTCTCTGGAAATTCCAGCGGGGGAAGTATTCGGACTTCTTGGACCTAACGGAGCGGGGAAGACAACAACTCTGAAGATGATCTCCGGGCTTGCAGTTCCGGATAGCGGAAAAATTATTGTTGATTCAGTGGATGTATCTGTTGATCCAGAAGGTGCACATTCACGGATTTCCTATGTGCCGGATGAACCGACAATGTACTCGAAACTGTCAGGCAGGGAATTCCTGCGATTCATTGGAAGAATGAGGGATATTCCACCTGATGAAATAGAGGAGAGAATCGCGTTTCATGAAAAGCTCTTCGATATGGGGGACTGGCTGGACAGCAGGGCCGAGAGCTATTCTCACGGAATGATACAGAGAGTAGTGCTTTCATCGGCCTTCATATCCCGCCCCAGACTATACGTTATCGATGAGCCTCATGTCGGTCTTGATCCCGCCACTGCCGAAACATTCAACAGAATGAGCCGCGCGGCAGCTGCTTCCGGATCAGCGGTTCTGGTTTCTACTCATACTCTTCCGGTTGCGAAAGTGTTCTGCGACAGACTTGGTATCATTCATGAGGGCAGGCTGATGGAGACATTCAGAACAGACGAGATCGTGGAAAAGGATCTGCAGGATATCTTCTTCGAAATTACCGGTACGGGTCCCGCCAACGTAGCCAACTTCTTCTAAGGGACGTACCACACTTCTTCAACTTGTGAGAGAGAAACGGTGTTTTGAGATATCAAATGGGCAGGAACCACGTGAGTTTACTGAAAACTGTGAAGTCAGGTTCTCCATATTCTCCGGTAATTTCATCAGGATCCGCATTTTCACCGGCCATGAAGTAGAACATACTGCCGGGTTTGAACTGCCAGCTGAGAAGAATGTTCATCCAGTGATCATTACTCTCCGAAACCTCAGAAAGCCCGTAATCTGATTTGAACCTTGAAATCTGGGAAACCAGTGACAGACTCAGATCCGTATTGAACATATAGCTGCAGCTTAACTCAAATGATTTCCAGTCAGTATCTCTTGTGTCCCATGCTTCACTATCCCAGTTGTATCCCAGAGCGTTCGAAGTTGTACTCCAGTCGATATCTGCCCCGATTGAAACATGAGGAGCAGGTTTCAGATTAAGCCATGTCCCGAATGATCTGTTTGTGCCGTTACGGTAAGTGCCGCCGTTTACATAAAGGGAGATATAGAATTTTTTCCTCGAATCCGTTGAACAATAAAAGTTCCATGACATGCCCGGATCGTATGTTGCACCATCGGGTCCTTCGTATCTGTCGAATCTTGATCCCCTGTAGCAGATACCGCCTTCTATATAGTACCTGTTGCGAAATGAGACACCTGAATTCAGCCTGATGCCTCTGGACGTAATTTCTCCACCTGGAACCTGATCGTAGTAATAGCAGATATTCGTCCACGCGTCCTGCAGTGTTGGATTGCCGGAGAACGGGTGGAACAGCCCTACATTCGCCCATGAATTCACATCTCCTGTGGATGTAGTGTATCCGATCATATTCGCGTTGAAATTTTCTTCTCTGTAAGAAAATCCGGTTGAACAGTTCAATCTCTCATTCTTGAAACTGTAAGTTCCCTTGTATGCAAGATTGTCCGACCATTCGCCTGCATAGGAATTCCAGGTGCCGCCAAAAGCTCCATAGAGAGTATGCAGATCGGCTATTCTGATCTGAGCGTCGAGAGCGCCGGATCGTCCGTACGAGTAATCCTGATTCTCCTGCTGAGGGATATCGGTGCTTGTCATGCTCGCACCGATGAATGAGCCATCGCCAAACTCTCTGATCACTCGTCCTACCGAGTAATTCGCAGCTGGCTCCAGCATGTCTCCGTCTTCAGAAATCCTGCCTGTATATGCTTCAAGAAGTCCGAATCTGAATCCGCCGGAAGCCCCTGTCAGTTTTGCGCCGCCAAGGATGGGTATGATTTCGCCATTGGAAGCAACCGCGCCTATACGTCTGGAATAGAAGAGATTGAAAGGGAGATCGAATAGATCAGCTCCTTCAAGGAAAAACGGTCTTTTTTCGCGGAGAAATGTTTCCCAGTGCGACAGATTAGCTTCATCAGCGTCAGCCTCAATCTGCCCGAAATCAGGATTAATAGTGAGATCGAGAGAAGCATTGGTTGAAATCCCAATTCTGCAGTCCAGACCTGCATTTCCCCATGGATCCCACTCATCCTCTGAATCAGGCATGTACTGAATCTTTCCGGCTCCATAGGGCCTTAGTTCAATCCGTCGGCTGTCAGGAAGATTGTTCAGTCCATGAAGTTCACCGAAATCCCTGATATATATCCAACCGTTATCACCCATCCTGAAAAGAAAAGCGCTTTCATTAGTGCGTGTCATGGTCCTTTTGACGTTAACACCCCAGACCTGTTCGGTATCATCAGAGTAGCGCAGGACTGCGAAGGGAATGGCATATTCAGCGGTCCAGCCCGAATCGGATGAAGCGGTGGCACTTTCCCATACCGCATCCCAGTTCGAGTCCCATCCACCTACTTCGCACAATCTTCCGTCCTGCTGAACATTCTCGATATTTGTGAAAAAGAAGTAGGCATTGTTATCATCATTAAATGTATCCAGCCAGACACCGATCCATTCACTTGAGAAATCATGATCTCTGGGAGTCAGAGCCCTTGTAAATTCTTCCGGATGGCTGTCATGCATGGTGAGTGCGACATAAAGCGCTCTGTCGTCGAACAGCAGCCTGATTTCTGTCCGTTCCGACATGGGTTCGCCGCAGTCCGGTCTGTGCTGAATGAAATCTTCATTCACCGGAATCGCGAGTTCCCAGATGTCCTCATCCGGTATACCGTCTATTTCTGGAGCCTCATCAACTCGTACAGCCTGTACTGTTATCTGGGAATAACCAGAACCTGCTATGAATAGCAGAATAATAGAAAATATGTACTTATTCACGCGCTTGCCCTTTCTGAATCATTACACTGATGTCCGGAGGCTGAATGCTTAAAGATAAACAATTTAATTCCAATTTCCTAAAAATCCCACAATTTCCTGAATCCGAGAGGGTTGCAGCAGGATGAATCCATGTGTATTTACACCCGGTACTGTTTATCTTTCTTTGCACTGTAGTTCTGAAAGGGGAACTGAGCATGAAGTATTTGGGTTTGACAATGATCCTGATTGCAGGCTTATCGATTGCGGGTAATCCCGGTTTTTTGATTGTACCTGGAGAGAGAGTCGGAATTGTTCCTCTTGAAATTTCAAGGGTGGAATTGGGCGTTCTTGTCGGAGATGAAGCCCTGATAGATACAACTGTTCACCTTGGGGAAGGATTCATGGCCCCTGGAACACTGGTGTTTCCAGGAACGAAAAGAGAACTTGAGATTACCTGGTTTGATTCCCTGATGAATTCTACAGTTGGAATTACTGTGACAGGTGAAGCCTATGAAACATTCGAGGGAATTCGCATCGGAATGTCACTTACTGATGTTAACTCTCTTTTGGGTGAATTCAGACTCTTGGGATTTGCATGGGATTATGAAGGGCAGGCAGATTTTTCCGATACTTCCCTTGGAGATGGAATATATGCTGTATTCTATGCTGGTGAGCGAAATACGCCTGAAAGGCTTGAAGCATGGGAATCGGTTCTGGGAGACAGATGGTTCAGTTCACTCAATCAAGGTATGGTAAATCTT from Candidatus Aegiribacteria sp. harbors:
- a CDS encoding carbohydrate binding family 9 domain-containing protein; protein product: MNKYIFSIILLFIAGSGYSQITVQAVRVDEAPEIDGIPDEDIWELAIPVNEDFIQHRPDCGEPMSERTEIRLLFDDRALYVALTMHDSHPEEFTRALTPRDHDFSSEWIGVWLDTFNDDNNAYFFFTNIENVQQDGRLCEVGGWDSNWDAVWESATASSDSGWTAEYAIPFAVLRYSDDTEQVWGVNVKRTMTRTNESAFLFRMGDNGWIYIRDFGELHGLNNLPDSRRIELRPYGAGKIQYMPDSEDEWDPWGNAGLDCRIGISTNASLDLTINPDFGQIEADADEANLSHWETFLREKRPFFLEGADLFDLPFNLFYSRRIGAVASNGEIIPILGGAKLTGASGGFRFGLLEAYTGRISEDGDMLEPAANYSVGRVIREFGDGSFIGASMTSTDIPQQENQDYSYGRSGALDAQIRIADLHTLYGAFGGTWNSYAGEWSDNLAYKGTYSFKNERLNCSTGFSYREENFNANMIGYTTSTGDVNSWANVGLFHPFSGNPTLQDAWTNICYYYDQVPGGEITSRGIRLNSGVSFRNRYYIEGGICYRGSRFDRYEGPDGATYDPGMSWNFYCSTDSRKKFYISLYVNGGTYRNGTNRSFGTWLNLKPAPHVSIGADIDWSTTSNALGYNWDSEAWDTRDTDWKSFELSCSYMFNTDLSLSLVSQISRFKSDYGLSEVSESNDHWMNILLSWQFKPGSMFYFMAGENADPDEITGEYGEPDFTVFSKLTWFLPI
- the ftsY gene encoding signal recognition particle-docking protein FtsY encodes the protein MNLSNKLRRSREALAGRLSQLFSSGCIDEGVLEDAEEILLGSDLGWELTEKIMLELPGRIKKSGQGWKEALAGILRESVPVRSTSRIIDARPSVIIVVGVNGAGKTTTIARLAAKLQKKKSRVLLACADTFRAAAAEQLEIWAEKLGTAIITQLPGSDPGAVAYDAVKRGLSRDYDTVIIDTAGRLPNKKGLLAELSKIHRVCGKAMESAPHEVLLVLDATVGQNARAQAEQFLEAIPVTGLVITKLDGTAKGGSVLAMASQMDIPVKYIGVGESSDDLLEFELDSFINALLDIEDGKF
- a CDS encoding ABC transporter ATP-binding protein produces the protein MILKLENLSKTFGKTIAVCDLSLEIPAGEVFGLLGPNGAGKTTTLKMISGLAVPDSGKIIVDSVDVSVDPEGAHSRISYVPDEPTMYSKLSGREFLRFIGRMRDIPPDEIEERIAFHEKLFDMGDWLDSRAESYSHGMIQRVVLSSAFISRPRLYVIDEPHVGLDPATAETFNRMSRAAAASGSAVLVSTHTLPVAKVFCDRLGIIHEGRLMETFRTDEIVEKDLQDIFFEITGTGPANVANFF